The following are encoded together in the Pseudomonas xantholysinigenes genome:
- the lptB gene encoding LPS export ABC transporter ATP-binding protein, producing the protein MATLKAQHLAKSYKGRQVVRDVSLSIDSGQIVGLLGPNGAGKTTCFYMIVGLVQADQGRVLIDNLDVSHQPMHGRAQAGIGYLPQEASIFRKLSVADNIMAILETRKDLDREGRRKELESLLQEFHISHIRDNLGMSLSGGERRRVEIARALATAPKFILLDEPFAGVDPISVGDIKQIIHHLKNKGIGVLITDHNVRETLDICETAYIVNDGQLIAEGDAETILANQLVKEVYLGHEFRL; encoded by the coding sequence ATGGCAACCCTCAAAGCCCAGCACCTGGCCAAGAGCTACAAAGGCCGGCAAGTCGTGCGCGACGTCAGCCTGTCCATCGACAGCGGCCAGATCGTCGGCCTGCTCGGCCCCAACGGCGCCGGCAAGACCACCTGCTTCTACATGATCGTCGGCCTGGTCCAGGCCGATCAGGGCCGCGTCCTGATCGACAACCTCGACGTCAGCCACCAGCCCATGCACGGCCGCGCACAGGCCGGCATCGGCTATCTGCCGCAGGAAGCCTCGATCTTCCGCAAGCTGTCGGTGGCCGACAACATCATGGCGATCCTCGAGACCCGCAAGGACCTCGACCGCGAGGGCCGGCGCAAGGAACTGGAAAGCCTGCTGCAGGAATTCCACATCAGCCACATTCGCGACAACCTGGGCATGAGCCTGTCCGGTGGTGAACGCCGCCGGGTCGAAATTGCCCGTGCCCTGGCCACCGCGCCCAAGTTCATCCTGCTGGACGAACCCTTCGCCGGTGTCGACCCGATCTCCGTCGGCGACATCAAGCAGATCATCCACCACCTCAAGAACAAGGGCATCGGTGTACTGATCACCGACCACAACGTTCGCGAGACCCTGGACATCTGCGAGACCGCCTACATCGTCAACGATGGCCAACTGATCGCCGAAGGCGATGCCGAGACCATCCTGGCCAACCAGCTGGTCAAGGAAGTGTACCTGGGGCACGAGTTCCGACTCTGA
- a CDS encoding RNA polymerase factor sigma-54 has protein sequence MKPSLVLKMGQQLTMTPQLQQAIRLLQLSTLDLQQEIQEALESNPMLERQEDGDDFDNSDPMADNAESKPVAEVQDNSFQEPSANAESQEDGEWAERIPNELPVDTAWEDIYQTSASSLPSNDDDEWDFTTRTSVGESLQSHLLWQLNLAPMSDTDRLIAVTLIDSINEQGYLEDTLEEICAGFDPELDIELDEVEAVLHRIQQFEPAGIGARSLGECLLLQLRQLPASTPWMSEAQRLVTDFIDLLGSRDYSQLMRRMKLKEDELRQVIELVQTLNPRPGSQIESSEPEYVVPDVIVRKDSERWLVELNQEAVPRLRVNPQYAGFVRRADTSADNTFMRNQLQEARWFIKSLQSRNETLMKVATQIVEHQRGFLDHGDEAMKPLVLHDIAEAVGMHESTISRVTTQKYMHTPRGIYELKYFFSSHVSTAEGGECSSTAIRAIIKKLVAAENQKKPLSDSKIAGLLEAQGIQVARRTVAKYRESLGIAPSSERKRLM, from the coding sequence ATGAAACCATCGCTCGTCCTAAAAATGGGCCAGCAACTGACGATGACCCCGCAGTTGCAACAGGCCATCCGTCTGCTCCAGCTCTCCACCCTGGACCTCCAGCAGGAAATCCAGGAAGCGCTGGAATCCAATCCGATGCTCGAACGTCAGGAAGACGGCGACGATTTCGACAACAGCGACCCGATGGCGGACAACGCCGAGAGCAAACCGGTCGCCGAAGTCCAGGACAACAGCTTCCAGGAGCCGAGCGCCAACGCCGAGAGCCAGGAAGACGGCGAATGGGCCGAACGCATTCCCAACGAACTGCCGGTCGACACCGCCTGGGAAGACATCTACCAGACCAGCGCCAGCAGCCTGCCCAGCAACGATGACGACGAGTGGGACTTCACCACCCGCACCTCGGTGGGCGAGAGCCTGCAAAGCCACCTGCTCTGGCAACTCAACCTGGCGCCGATGTCCGACACCGACCGCCTGATCGCGGTCACCCTGATCGACAGCATCAACGAACAGGGCTACCTGGAAGACACCCTCGAGGAGATCTGCGCAGGCTTCGACCCAGAGCTCGACATCGAGCTGGACGAGGTCGAGGCGGTGCTGCACCGCATCCAGCAGTTCGAGCCCGCCGGTATCGGCGCCCGCTCCTTGGGTGAGTGCCTGCTGCTGCAATTGCGTCAACTGCCGGCCTCGACGCCGTGGATGAGCGAGGCCCAGCGCCTGGTCACCGACTTCATCGACCTGCTCGGCAGCCGCGACTACAGCCAGCTGATGCGGCGCATGAAGCTCAAGGAAGACGAGCTGCGCCAGGTCATCGAGCTCGTACAGACCCTGAACCCGCGCCCCGGCTCACAGATCGAGTCCAGCGAGCCCGAGTATGTGGTGCCCGACGTGATCGTGCGCAAGGACAGCGAACGCTGGCTGGTCGAGCTCAACCAGGAGGCCGTGCCGCGCCTGCGCGTCAACCCGCAGTATGCCGGCTTCGTGCGCCGCGCCGACACCAGCGCCGACAACACCTTCATGCGCAACCAGCTGCAGGAGGCGCGCTGGTTCATCAAGAGCCTGCAGAGCCGCAACGAAACGCTGATGAAGGTGGCGACGCAGATCGTCGAGCACCAGCGCGGCTTCCTCGACCACGGCGACGAGGCCATGAAGCCACTGGTGCTGCACGACATCGCCGAGGCGGTAGGCATGCACGAGTCGACCATTTCCCGGGTGACCACGCAGAAATACATGCACACCCCGCGTGGCATCTACGAACTGAAATACTTTTTCTCGAGCCATGTGAGCACCGCCGAAGGCGGCGAATGCTCGTCCACGGCGATTCGCGCGATCATCAAGAAACTGGTGGCGGCGGAAAATCAGAAAAAGCCATTGAGTGACAGCAAGATCGCTGGTTTACTGGAGGCACAAGGCATCCAGGTAGCCCGTCGCACCGTCGCCAAGTACCGCGAGTCGTTGGGGATCGCCCCCTCGAGCGAGCGCAAGCGACTGATGTAG
- the hpf gene encoding ribosome hibernation-promoting factor, HPF/YfiA family, whose translation MQVNISGQHVEVTQPLRDYVLEKLARVEGHFDKITNATVIMKVEKLQQKIEATLQIPGGEVVANAEHQDMYAAIDALADKLDRQLKKHKEKQQSLLQGAAAR comes from the coding sequence ATGCAAGTCAACATCAGTGGACAGCATGTAGAAGTCACCCAGCCACTGCGCGATTACGTGCTCGAGAAGCTCGCCCGCGTGGAGGGTCATTTCGACAAGATCACCAACGCGACGGTGATCATGAAAGTCGAGAAGCTGCAGCAGAAGATTGAAGCCACACTCCAGATTCCCGGTGGCGAAGTGGTCGCCAATGCCGAACACCAAGACATGTATGCCGCGATCGACGCCCTGGCTGACAAGCTCGACCGCCAACTGAAAAAACACAAGGAAAAACAGCAAAGCCTGCTGCAAGGTGCGGCCGCCCGCTGA
- the ptsN gene encoding PTS IIA-like nitrogen regulatory protein PtsN encodes MIRLETILTPGRSLVNVPGGSKKRALEKVANLIAEQVPELEMQDVFDKLIAREKLGSTGFGNGIAIPHCRLEGCVAPVSALLHLDAPIDYDAIDGAPVDLLFVLLVPEAATDAHLELLRQIASMLDRKEVRDRLRAADSSETLYQVVLDVQNEH; translated from the coding sequence ATGATCCGACTTGAAACCATCCTGACCCCCGGCCGTTCCCTCGTGAACGTGCCGGGCGGCAGTAAAAAGCGCGCCCTGGAAAAGGTCGCCAACCTGATCGCCGAGCAAGTCCCCGAGCTGGAGATGCAGGACGTCTTCGACAAGCTCATCGCTCGCGAGAAACTGGGATCCACCGGTTTTGGCAATGGCATCGCCATTCCCCACTGCCGGCTCGAAGGTTGCGTGGCGCCAGTCAGCGCCCTGCTGCACCTGGATGCCCCCATCGATTACGATGCCATCGACGGCGCCCCGGTCGACCTGCTGTTCGTCCTGCTGGTCCCGGAAGCCGCCACCGATGCGCACCTGGAACTGCTGCGCCAGATCGCCAGCATGCTCGATCGCAAGGAGGTTCGCGATCGCCTGCGTGCCGCCGACAGCAGCGAGACCCTGTACCAGGTTGTCCTGGACGTACAGAACGAGCACTGA
- the rapZ gene encoding RNase adapter RapZ: MRLIIVSGRSGSGKSTALDVLEDNGYYCIDNLPAGLLPQLAENALINTELLQPKVAVSIDARNLPSHLSRFPELLQEARARHIQCDVLYLDADEETLLKRFSETRRRHPLTNDSRSLAEAIRVESELLGPIADLADLKIDTTSLNLYQLRDSIKLRLLNQPEPGTAFLVESFGFKRGMPVDADLVFDVRCLPNPYWKPELREHSGLEQPVIDYLAAQPDVEEMFQDISSYLLKWLPRFAASNRAYVTIAIGCTGGHHRSVYITERLGQLLQQSLKNVQVRHRDL; encoded by the coding sequence ATGCGCCTGATCATCGTCAGCGGCCGCTCCGGCTCCGGCAAGAGCACCGCCCTCGACGTGCTGGAAGACAACGGCTACTACTGCATCGACAACCTGCCCGCGGGCCTGTTGCCGCAGTTGGCGGAAAACGCCCTGATCAATACCGAGCTGCTGCAGCCCAAGGTCGCCGTGTCCATCGACGCACGCAACCTGCCCAGCCACCTGTCGCGTTTTCCGGAACTGCTGCAAGAGGCGCGCGCACGACACATCCAGTGTGATGTGCTGTACCTGGACGCCGACGAAGAAACCCTGCTCAAGCGCTTCTCGGAAACCCGCCGGCGCCATCCGCTGACCAACGACAGCCGCTCGCTGGCCGAAGCCATCCGCGTCGAAAGCGAACTGTTGGGGCCGATCGCCGACCTGGCCGACCTCAAGATCGACACCACCAGCCTGAACCTCTACCAGCTGCGCGATTCGATCAAGCTGCGCCTGCTCAACCAACCCGAGCCAGGTACCGCTTTCCTGGTCGAGTCGTTCGGTTTCAAGCGCGGCATGCCGGTGGACGCCGACCTGGTGTTCGACGTGCGCTGCCTGCCCAACCCGTACTGGAAGCCGGAACTTCGCGAGCATTCCGGCCTCGAACAGCCGGTGATCGACTACCTGGCAGCCCAGCCGGACGTCGAGGAGATGTTCCAGGATATCTCCAGCTACCTGCTCAAGTGGCTGCCGCGCTTCGCCGCCAGCAATCGCGCCTATGTCACCATCGCCATCGGTTGCACCGGCGGCCATCACCGTTCGGTTTACATCACCGAGCGGCTTGGCCAGTTGCTCCAGCAATCCCTGAAAAACGTCCAGGTCCGTCACCGCGACCTCTAG
- a CDS encoding HPr family phosphocarrier protein has product MPAREITIINKLGLHARAAAKFVGVAGRFPCQVRVGRAPDKLVDGKSIMAVMMLAAGKGTPVHLHTEGEQDAEAMDALVALIENFFDEGE; this is encoded by the coding sequence ATGCCCGCCCGCGAAATCACCATCATCAACAAGCTGGGCCTGCACGCCCGGGCAGCCGCCAAGTTCGTCGGCGTGGCCGGACGCTTCCCCTGCCAGGTACGGGTGGGCCGCGCACCGGACAAGCTGGTGGATGGCAAGAGCATCATGGCGGTGATGATGCTCGCCGCCGGCAAGGGCACGCCGGTGCACCTGCACACCGAGGGCGAGCAGGACGCTGAAGCCATGGATGCACTGGTCGCGTTGATCGAGAACTTCTTCGACGAAGGCGAGTGA
- a CDS encoding ZIP family metal transporter, whose protein sequence is MRSEVMSVSSVRLFRLALGTLLLLVGTALLVARGIAWLDLEPRMLRALEGGALCALGTALGAVPVLVIRNMPVAVADTLLGFGAGVMLAATAFSLIIPGLDAAQSIGFSPWGAGGVISAGLLFGALCLFLVDLKVSGASPEALVGNDQQPVIAARIWLFVIAIIAHNIPEGMAIGVSAGGGMPDADSLAMGIALQDVPEGLVIALVLAGAGMPRFKAFLIDAASGLVEPLAAVICAWLVNIAELLLPLGLACAAGAMLLVVTQEIIPESRSNGHHRLASLGLCVGFCLMMVMDTAMS, encoded by the coding sequence ATGCGCTCCGAGGTGATGTCTGTCAGCAGTGTGCGCCTGTTCCGCCTGGCGCTGGGGACCTTGCTGTTGCTGGTCGGCACCGCGTTGCTGGTAGCGCGTGGCATCGCCTGGCTGGACCTGGAGCCGCGCATGCTGCGGGCCCTCGAAGGGGGCGCCTTGTGCGCGCTGGGGACGGCCTTGGGCGCGGTACCGGTGCTGGTGATCCGCAACATGCCGGTGGCGGTTGCCGACACCTTGCTCGGTTTTGGTGCCGGGGTGATGCTGGCGGCCACGGCGTTCTCGTTGATCATCCCGGGGCTGGATGCCGCGCAATCCATCGGCTTCAGCCCTTGGGGCGCCGGTGGCGTCATCAGCGCCGGTCTGCTGTTTGGCGCGCTGTGCCTGTTTCTGGTCGATCTCAAGGTCTCTGGCGCCTCGCCGGAGGCTTTGGTCGGCAACGATCAGCAGCCAGTGATCGCTGCACGGATCTGGTTGTTTGTGATCGCCATCATTGCCCACAACATCCCCGAAGGGATGGCCATCGGCGTGTCCGCAGGGGGCGGCATGCCCGATGCCGATAGCCTGGCCATGGGTATCGCGCTGCAGGATGTGCCGGAGGGGCTGGTGATCGCACTGGTGTTGGCCGGGGCGGGGATGCCGCGGTTCAAGGCGTTTCTGATCGACGCCGCGTCGGGGCTGGTCGAGCCGTTGGCCGCGGTGATCTGCGCCTGGTTGGTCAACATCGCCGAACTGCTGTTGCCGTTGGGTTTGGCCTGCGCGGCGGGAGCGATGCTGCTGGTGGTGACCCAGGAGATCATCCCCGAGTCACGCAGCAATGGGCATCACCGCCTGGCGAGCCTGGGGCTGTGTGTCGGGTTCTGCTTGATGATGGTGATGGATACGGCGATGTCCTGA
- a CDS encoding superoxide dismutase: MPHTLPALPYAYDALEPHIDTQTMEIHHSKHHQTYINNLNAAIDGTEWAEWPVEQLVGAVRQLPEKLQGAVINQGGGHANHTLFWTVMSPKGGGQPEGEVAKAIAAQLGGFEAFKEAFTKAALSRFGSGWAWLSVTPDKHLVVESSGNQDSPLMHGNTPILGLDVWEHAYYLKYQNRRPEYIGAFYNVVDWAEVERRYLEALK, translated from the coding sequence ATGCCGCATACCTTGCCTGCGTTGCCCTATGCCTACGATGCACTGGAACCGCACATCGACACCCAGACCATGGAGATCCACCACAGCAAGCACCACCAGACCTACATCAACAACCTCAATGCCGCCATCGATGGCACCGAGTGGGCCGAATGGCCTGTTGAGCAGTTGGTCGGCGCCGTCCGGCAGCTGCCCGAGAAGCTGCAGGGCGCGGTGATCAATCAAGGGGGCGGGCACGCCAACCACACCCTGTTCTGGACCGTGATGTCGCCCAAGGGCGGCGGCCAGCCCGAGGGCGAGGTAGCCAAGGCCATCGCTGCCCAGCTCGGCGGCTTCGAGGCCTTCAAGGAGGCGTTCACCAAGGCCGCGCTGAGCCGTTTCGGCAGCGGCTGGGCCTGGCTCAGCGTCACCCCGGACAAACACCTGGTGGTGGAGAGCAGTGGCAACCAGGACAGCCCGCTGATGCATGGCAACACCCCCATCCTCGGCCTGGACGTGTGGGAGCATGCCTACTACCTGAAGTACCAGAACCGTCGTCCGGAATACATCGGTGCCTTCTACAACGTGGTCGACTGGGCCGAAGTGGAACGTCGCTACCTTGAAGCCCTGAAGTGA
- a CDS encoding class II fumarate hydratase — MSDTRIERDSMGELQVPAQALYGAQTQRAVDNFPVSGQPMPAQFIRALLLAKAAAAKANVELAQLSAGQGEAIVKAVDQLLAEDFIRHFPVDVFQTGSGTSSNMNANEVIATLASRVLGEPVNANDHVNCGQSSNDIIPTTIHVSAALALHEQLLPALGHLTQVIEAKAIEVHKYVKTGRTHLMDAMPVRMSQVLGGWAAQIKGAQAHLQATLPSLQALAQGGTAVGTGINAHPQFAAGFARQLSGLTGVTFTPGDNLFALIGSQDTAVALSGQLKTTAVALMKIANDLRWMNSGPLAGLGEIELQGLQPGSSIMPGKVNPVIPEATAMVAAQVIGNDATIAVAGQSGNFELNVMLPVIARNLLESIELMANVSRLLADKAIASFKVNEGKLKEALSRNPILVTALNPIIGYLKAAEIAKTAYKQGRPIIEVALEHTDLSRDQLEALLDPEKLTAGGI, encoded by the coding sequence ATGAGTGATACCCGTATCGAGCGCGACAGCATGGGCGAACTGCAGGTACCGGCCCAGGCCCTGTACGGCGCCCAGACCCAGCGCGCGGTCGACAACTTCCCGGTCAGCGGCCAGCCGATGCCGGCCCAGTTCATTCGCGCCCTGCTGCTGGCCAAGGCCGCCGCGGCCAAGGCCAACGTCGAACTGGCGCAACTGAGCGCGGGGCAGGGCGAGGCGATCGTCAAGGCGGTGGATCAACTGCTGGCCGAAGACTTCATCCGCCACTTCCCGGTGGATGTGTTCCAGACCGGTTCCGGCACCAGTTCCAACATGAACGCCAATGAGGTGATCGCCACCCTGGCCAGCCGCGTGCTGGGCGAGCCGGTCAATGCCAACGACCACGTCAACTGTGGCCAGAGCAGCAACGACATCATCCCGACCACCATTCACGTCAGCGCCGCCCTGGCCCTGCACGAGCAATTGCTGCCGGCCTTGGGTCACCTGACCCAGGTGATCGAAGCCAAGGCCATCGAGGTACACAAGTACGTTAAGACCGGCCGCACCCACCTGATGGATGCCATGCCCGTGCGCATGAGCCAGGTGCTCGGTGGCTGGGCCGCGCAGATCAAAGGCGCCCAGGCGCATCTGCAGGCCACCTTGCCGAGCCTGCAGGCGCTGGCCCAGGGCGGTACCGCGGTCGGCACCGGGATCAACGCCCACCCGCAGTTCGCGGCCGGCTTCGCCCGCCAGCTCAGCGGCCTGACCGGCGTCACCTTCACCCCCGGTGACAACCTGTTTGCCCTGATCGGCTCGCAGGACACCGCCGTGGCCCTGTCCGGCCAGCTCAAGACCACCGCCGTGGCGCTGATGAAGATCGCCAACGACCTGCGCTGGATGAACTCCGGCCCGCTGGCCGGCCTCGGCGAGATCGAGCTGCAAGGCTTGCAACCGGGCTCCTCGATCATGCCGGGCAAGGTCAACCCGGTGATTCCGGAGGCCACTGCCATGGTCGCCGCGCAGGTGATCGGCAACGACGCCACCATTGCCGTTGCTGGCCAGTCGGGCAACTTCGAGCTGAACGTGATGCTGCCGGTGATCGCCCGCAACCTGCTGGAGAGCATCGAGCTGATGGCCAATGTCAGCCGGCTGTTGGCCGACAAGGCCATCGCCAGCTTCAAGGTCAACGAAGGCAAGCTCAAGGAAGCGTTGTCGCGCAACCCGATCCTGGTGACCGCGCTCAACCCGATCATCGGTTACCTCAAGGCCGCCGAGATCGCCAAGACCGCCTACAAGCAGGGGCGCCCGATCATCGAGGTAGCGCTGGAGCACACCGACCTGTCGCGTGACCAGCTCGAGGCGCTGCTGGATCCGGAAAAACTCACCGCCGGCGGCATCTGA
- a CDS encoding FagA protein gives MMFMKPVLHELPYLENWRWLSRRIRCALEPDEPRLIDHYLAEGRYLVCCTETSPWTVAMTAFRLLLDTANDRMLPWHWRCLCLDQAWRPLLDLRNLDRCEHNQRWQPYAMQLANCVLLPSISPEELMQGLEEDE, from the coding sequence ATGATGTTCATGAAACCTGTCCTCCACGAACTGCCCTACCTGGAAAACTGGCGCTGGCTCAGCCGCCGCATCCGCTGCGCGCTCGAGCCTGACGAGCCGCGCTTGATCGACCACTACCTGGCCGAGGGGCGTTACCTGGTGTGCTGCACCGAAACCTCGCCCTGGACGGTCGCCATGACCGCCTTCCGCCTGCTGCTGGATACCGCCAACGACCGCATGCTGCCCTGGCATTGGCGCTGCCTGTGCCTGGACCAGGCCTGGCGGCCCTTGCTTGACCTGCGCAACCTCGACCGCTGCGAACACAACCAGCGCTGGCAACCCTATGCGATGCAGCTCGCCAACTGCGTGCTGCTGCCGTCGATTTCTCCCGAAGAACTGATGCAAGGACTTGAAGAAGATGAGTGA
- the pmbA gene encoding metalloprotease PmbA: MSAVQSVGPKDLPALQEQVEAIVAEARRQGASACEVAVSLEQGLSTTVRQREVETVEFNRDQGFGITLYVGQRKGSASTSASGPDAIRETVAAALAIAKHTSEDECSGLADAALMAREIPDLDLYHDWDVEPEKAIEMALACEAAAFDADTRIRNADGTTLNTHQGVRVYGNSHGFIGGYASTRHSLSCVMIAEADGQMQRDYWYDVNRQGGLLADPRSIGQRAAQRAASRLGARPVPTCEVPVLFSAELAGGLFGSFLSAISGGNLYRKSSFLEGTLGQRLFPTWLSLDERPHIPRALGSAAFDGDGLATYAKPFVDKGELVSYILGTYSGRKLQLPSTANAGGVHNLFVTHGVEDQAALIRRMGRGLLVTELMGHGLNMVTGDYSRGAAGFWVENGEIQFPVQEVTIAGNMKDMFQQIVAIGSDIETRSNIHSGSVLIERMTVAGS; the protein is encoded by the coding sequence ATGAGTGCAGTCCAGAGCGTAGGCCCCAAGGACCTGCCGGCGTTGCAGGAACAGGTCGAGGCGATCGTCGCCGAGGCGCGCCGCCAGGGCGCCAGCGCCTGCGAAGTGGCGGTGTCGCTGGAGCAGGGCCTGTCCACCACGGTGCGCCAGCGTGAAGTCGAGACGGTCGAGTTCAATCGCGATCAGGGCTTCGGCATCACCCTGTACGTTGGCCAGCGCAAAGGCTCGGCCAGCACCTCGGCCAGCGGCCCTGATGCCATTCGTGAAACCGTCGCCGCGGCCCTGGCGATTGCCAAACACACCTCCGAGGACGAGTGCTCGGGCCTTGCCGATGCGGCGCTGATGGCCCGTGAAATCCCCGACCTGGACCTGTACCACGACTGGGATGTCGAGCCGGAGAAGGCCATCGAGATGGCGCTGGCCTGCGAAGCCGCAGCGTTCGACGCCGACACGCGCATTCGCAATGCCGACGGCACCACCCTCAACACCCACCAGGGCGTGCGGGTATATGGCAATAGCCACGGTTTCATCGGCGGCTACGCCTCCACTCGGCACAGCCTGAGCTGCGTGATGATCGCCGAGGCCGACGGGCAGATGCAGCGCGACTACTGGTATGACGTCAACCGCCAGGGCGGCTTGCTGGCGGATCCGCGCAGCATTGGCCAGCGCGCCGCGCAGCGTGCCGCCAGCCGCCTGGGCGCGCGCCCGGTGCCAACCTGCGAGGTGCCGGTGCTGTTCTCGGCGGAGCTGGCCGGGGGGCTGTTCGGCAGTTTCCTCTCGGCGATTTCCGGCGGCAATCTGTACCGCAAATCGTCGTTCCTCGAAGGCACCCTCGGCCAGCGCCTGTTCCCCACCTGGCTGAGCCTCGACGAGCGCCCGCACATCCCGCGCGCGCTGGGCAGTGCGGCATTCGATGGTGACGGCCTGGCGACCTATGCCAAGCCGTTCGTCGACAAGGGTGAGCTGGTGTCCTATATCCTCGGCACCTACTCGGGGCGCAAGCTGCAGTTGCCCAGCACCGCCAACGCCGGGGGCGTGCACAACCTGTTCGTCACCCATGGCGTGGAAGACCAGGCCGCGCTGATCCGGCGCATGGGCCGTGGCCTGCTGGTCACTGAGCTGATGGGGCACGGCCTGAACATGGTCACCGGGGATTATTCCCGTGGCGCCGCAGGTTTCTGGGTGGAAAACGGCGAGATCCAGTTCCCGGTCCAGGAAGTGACCATCGCCGGCAATATGAAAGACATGTTCCAGCAAATCGTAGCGATTGGCAGCGATATCGAGACCCGCAGCAACATCCATAGCGGCTCGGTGCTGATCGAGCGGATGACGGTGGCAGGCAGCTGA
- the yjgA gene encoding ribosome biogenesis factor YjgA: MVDSYDDAFDGEKSKTQIKRELHALVELGERLTTLKADTLARLPLTDELRKALDEASKHTAHGARKRHMSFVGKLMRVQDLDAIHAVLEQVDSSTRQYNERFHGLERWRDRLIDGNDEDLERFVNEYPDTDRQHLRSLIRHAQHEKARNKPPAAARKVFKYIRDLDEVQRGLR, encoded by the coding sequence ATGGTTGATTCTTACGACGACGCCTTCGATGGCGAAAAAAGCAAAACCCAGATCAAGCGCGAGCTGCATGCGCTGGTCGAACTCGGCGAGCGCCTGACCACGCTCAAGGCCGATACCCTGGCGCGCCTGCCGTTGACTGACGAACTGCGCAAAGCTCTGGACGAAGCCAGCAAGCACACCGCCCACGGTGCCCGCAAACGCCACATGTCGTTCGTCGGCAAGCTGATGCGCGTACAGGACCTGGACGCCATCCATGCCGTGCTCGAGCAGGTCGACAGTTCGACCCGCCAGTACAACGAACGCTTCCACGGCCTTGAGCGCTGGCGCGACCGTCTGATCGACGGCAACGACGAGGACCTCGAGCGCTTCGTCAACGAGTACCCCGACACCGATCGCCAGCACCTGCGCTCGCTGATCCGTCATGCCCAGCACGAAAAGGCGCGGAACAAACCGCCAGCCGCCGCGCGCAAGGTGTTCAAGTACATCCGCGACCTCGACGAGGTCCAGCGCGGGTTGCGTTAG